The Impatiens glandulifera chromosome 8, dImpGla2.1, whole genome shotgun sequence genome includes a window with the following:
- the LOC124912785 gene encoding valine N-monooxygenase 1-like has protein sequence MTIVLHATILFLAFTLTILLFKKRTSTPKLPPKACLPPGPKPWPIIGNIFIMMRNRPFFRWVHDTMSKMGYEIFCIRLGSVHVIVVTSPEIACMFMRKQDENFASRPSFLSSELGSGGFFTTAFSTYGDQWKKMRRVMVSTILSPTTLQWMHNKRAEEADHLVHYVYHVIKNNGGVVNVRVAAQHFCGNMMRNMIFSKRVFGKGTINGGPGPEEEEHVAGIFTILKCLNNFCISDYFPFLRRRMDLDGNEKRTRQGIENVRKYQDPLIDTRIEQWKNGTRKEKHDLLDLLITLKNGNGNVLLTSKEIKAQILEIMLATVDNPSNATEWALGEMINQPETLVKAVQELDHVIGKDRLVQESDLHNLNYIKACVKEAFRLHPVTPFNVPHVSISDTMVSGYFIPKGSHVLLSRPGLGRNSRIWDEPLRFKPERHLKYDSSRVTLTDPNLHLLSFGIGRRGCPAINLGSTLSIMLLARLLQGFSWSPPPNTTSIELVEANDDLGLLKPLHAFGKPPLVKNVFLTAKFYGGI, from the exons ATGACAATCGTCCTTCATGCTACCATTTTATTTCTGGCATTTACATTAACCAttctccttttcaagaaaagAACAAGTACTCCAAAGTTACCTCCTAAAGCATGTTTACCACCTGGCCCTAAACCATGGCCAATTATTggcaatatttttataatgatgaGAAATAGACCGTTTTTTCGATGGGTGCACGACACCATGTCGAAAATGGGCTACGAGATCTTTTGCATCCGCCTAGGGAGTGTGCATGTGATAGTGGTTACCTCCCCAGAGATTGCATGCATGTTTATGAGGAAACAAGACGAAAACTTCGCATCACGTCCTTCGTTCCTATCATCAGAGCTAGGGAGCGGCGGTTTTTTCACGACGGCCTTTTCTACTTATGGTGACCAATGGAAAAAGATGCGACGTGTAATGGTCTCTACCATTCTTTCTCCGACAACCCTACAATGGATGCACAACAAAAGAGCTGAGGAAGCTGACCATCTTGTTCATTATGTCTACCATGTTATCAAGAATAATGGTGGTGTAGTCAATGTCAGAGTGGCAGCACAACACTTTTGTGGAAATATGATGAGAAATATGATTTTTAGTAAGAGGGTTTTTGGGAAAGGAACTATAAATGGGGGACCAGGACCTGAAGAAGAGGAGCATGTCGCTGGGATTTTCACTATACTCAAGTGTTTGAACAACTTCTGCATTTCTGACTATTTTCCGTTTCTTCGACGTAGAATGGATCTCGACGGGAATGAGAAAAGAACACGACAAGGTATTGAGAATGTGAGAAAATATCAAGACCCGCTAATAGATACGAGAATAGAACAATGGAAAAATGGGACAAGAAAAGAGAAACATGATCTTCTTGATTTACTTATCACTCTAAAGAATGGCAATGGAAACGTTCTATTGACATCAAAGGAGATCAAAGCCCAAATTTTG GAAATAATGCTAGCAACTGTTGACAATCCATCAAATGCTACTGAATGGGCTCTCGGTGAGATGATAAACCAACCAGAAACACTAGTAAAAGCCGTTCAAGAACTAGACCATGTAATCGGAAAGGACAGACTTGTCCAAGAATCTGACCTGCATAACCTCAATTACATTAAAGCATGTGTCAAAGAAGCTTTTCGTCTCCATCCAGTTACCCCATTCAATGTCCCACACGTGTCAATTTCTGACACTATGGTGTCTGGTTACTTCATACCTAAGGGAAGCCACGTTCTTTTGAGTCGCCCAGGACTGGGGCGTAACTCTAGGATATGGGATGAACCACTTCGATTCAAGCCTGAGCGTCACCTTAAATATGACAGCTCTCGTGTGACATTGACTGATCCAAATCTCCACCTTTTGTCATTTGGTATAGGTCGACGTGGTTGTCCTGCAATAAACCTAGGATCTACCCTTTCAATTATGCTTCTAGCTCGACTTCTTCAAGGTTTTTCATGGAGCCCGCCACCAAACACTACTTCCATTGAGCTTGTAGAGGCTAACGATGACTTGGGTCTCTTGAAACCTCTACATGCTTTTGGAAAGCcaccactagtaaaaaatgtgtttttaacgGCGAAATTTTACGGCGGTAtttaa